From the genome of Virgibacillus siamensis, one region includes:
- the glf gene encoding UDP-galactopyranose mutase codes for MYDYLIVGSGLFGSTFAYEAHKRGKKCLVIDKRDHIGGNVYCEDVEGVNVHKYGAHIFHTNNKEIWEYVNQFVEFNRYTNSPVANYKGEIYNMPFNMNTFNKLWGAVTPDEAAAKIEEQKQNAGIDKPKNLEEQAISLVGNDIYEKLIKGYTEKQWGRSCTDLPAFIIKRLPVRFTYDNNYFNDRYQGIPIGGYNKIIEKMLENTDVQLYTDFFENRKELMAKADKVVFTGMIDQYFNYEHGVLEYRSLDFEHEIHDMPNYQGNAVVNYTDRETPYTRMIEHKHFEFGTQDKTVVTKEYPKEWQHGDEPYYPVNDTRNNDLYKKYKELADAQENVIFGGRLGTYKYYDMHQVIAAALRTVEKELDS; via the coding sequence ATGTACGATTATTTAATTGTTGGATCCGGACTGTTTGGTTCCACATTTGCCTATGAGGCGCATAAACGCGGGAAGAAATGTCTTGTGATTGATAAGCGGGACCATATCGGCGGAAATGTCTATTGCGAAGATGTGGAAGGGGTCAATGTACATAAATATGGCGCGCATATTTTCCATACGAACAATAAAGAAATCTGGGAATATGTGAATCAGTTTGTCGAGTTTAATCGGTACACAAACTCACCGGTCGCCAACTACAAAGGTGAAATCTACAACATGCCGTTCAACATGAATACGTTTAACAAATTGTGGGGTGCTGTCACACCGGATGAAGCGGCAGCAAAAATTGAAGAGCAAAAACAGAATGCCGGCATCGATAAGCCGAAAAACCTGGAAGAACAGGCGATTTCACTTGTTGGAAACGATATTTACGAAAAACTGATCAAAGGCTATACCGAAAAACAATGGGGCCGGTCATGCACCGATTTACCGGCATTCATTATTAAGCGGCTTCCGGTACGGTTTACATATGATAACAACTATTTTAATGACCGCTACCAGGGAATTCCAATCGGCGGCTACAACAAAATCATCGAAAAAATGCTGGAAAATACCGATGTTCAGCTGTATACGGATTTCTTTGAGAATCGGAAAGAACTGATGGCCAAGGCAGACAAGGTCGTCTTCACCGGCATGATTGATCAGTATTTCAATTATGAGCATGGGGTGCTGGAATACCGCAGCCTTGATTTCGAACATGAAATTCATGATATGCCAAACTATCAGGGCAATGCCGTTGTCAATTACACAGATCGTGAAACACCGTACACCCGCATGATCGAACATAAACATTTTGAATTCGGCACACAGGATAAAACCGTTGTGACGAAAGAATATCCGAAAGAGTGGCAGCATGGGGATGAACCATACTATCCGGTCAATGATACACGGAACAATGATTTGTATAAGAAATATAAGGAACTTGCCGATGCACAGGAGAATGTCATTTTCGGGGGACGGCTTGGGACATATAAATATTATGATATGCACCAGGTCATCGCAGCAGCATTGCGGACAGTGGAAAAAGAACTGGACAGCTGA
- a CDS encoding glycosyltransferase family 2 protein, with protein sequence MKKVAVHIVTFNSEDDIKPCIEAVLGQSHPVHSIIVVDNHSHDHTCKVVKSFGPKTVTLIENKANTGFTGGHNLAIQENPDADYVLVLNPDVTLHPDYIKAIITEMEQDPTIGMATGKLYRDSGNKILDTTGINIKKNFRAYDRGSGETDTGQYDGKTAIFGVSGAAAVYRYEMINAVSINHEFYDDHFFAYKEDIDVSWRANITGWKAVFVPDATATHERGWAVSKSRTDISLKIRQHSYINRYYFMVKNCPLLTLVRFLPAILLYEFCQNSYILIKEPQILSIWREFRKNRKQMQKARRLIQAQRSVSAEKIRTYFKGIW encoded by the coding sequence ATGAAAAAAGTTGCTGTTCACATCGTTACATTTAATAGCGAAGATGATATCAAGCCGTGCATCGAAGCGGTGCTCGGGCAATCACATCCGGTCCACTCCATCATCGTGGTGGACAATCATTCACACGATCATACGTGCAAGGTGGTAAAATCGTTTGGCCCGAAGACCGTGACATTGATCGAGAACAAAGCCAACACCGGCTTTACCGGCGGACACAATCTGGCTATCCAAGAGAATCCGGATGCCGATTATGTGCTGGTGCTGAACCCGGATGTCACATTGCATCCGGATTACATCAAAGCAATTATCACGGAAATGGAGCAGGACCCTACCATTGGGATGGCAACCGGCAAGCTGTACAGGGACAGCGGCAACAAAATACTTGATACGACCGGGATCAATATCAAAAAGAATTTCCGGGCGTATGACCGGGGGTCCGGTGAGACGGATACCGGGCAGTATGATGGCAAAACAGCCATTTTTGGGGTGTCCGGTGCGGCGGCGGTGTACCGCTACGAAATGATTAACGCGGTCAGCATCAATCACGAATTTTATGACGATCATTTTTTCGCGTATAAGGAAGATATTGATGTGAGCTGGCGGGCGAACATTACGGGCTGGAAAGCGGTTTTTGTGCCGGATGCGACGGCAACGCATGAACGGGGTTGGGCGGTCAGTAAAAGCCGTACGGACATTTCCCTGAAAATCAGGCAGCATTCGTACATCAACCGCTACTACTTTATGGTCAAAAATTGCCCGCTTTTAACCTTGGTACGTTTCCTTCCAGCAATATTATTATATGAATTTTGTCAAAATTCATATATACTAATAAAAGAACCGCAAATTTTGTCAATCTGGCGGGAATTCCGGAAAAATCGGAAACAGATGCAGAAGGCAAGGAGGCTGATCCAAGCCCAACGATCGGTTTCCGCTGAAAAAATCCGAACATACTTTAAAGGGATTTGGTAG
- a CDS encoding glycosyltransferase family 2 protein — MKDISIIIVNYNTKIITADAIHSIRNSDTSYTYEIILVDNASSDRSVEYMEQQFDDVKIIANDKNLGFAKANNQAIREAEGRYILLLNSDTLIREDTLDMMTAYMDQHPDIGASGCRVVLGDGQLDKACKRGFPTPSASFFYMTGLSKIFPNSRKLNHYHMGYIDEFQEAPVDCLVGAFMMVRKETIDQVGLLDETYFMYGEDIDWCYRIKEAGWRITYNPQTTIIHLKGASNKQKSNKVLFEFHRAMIIFYKKHMLDKYSKPVNTAVYASILAKFILAYLSNLRKKKKATS, encoded by the coding sequence ATGAAGGATATCAGCATTATTATCGTCAATTACAATACGAAAATCATTACAGCGGATGCAATTCATTCCATCCGAAATTCAGATACGTCGTATACGTATGAAATCATTTTGGTCGATAATGCGTCATCGGACAGATCAGTTGAATATATGGAGCAGCAATTTGATGATGTGAAGATCATCGCAAATGATAAAAATCTCGGGTTTGCCAAGGCGAATAACCAGGCGATTCGTGAGGCGGAAGGAAGGTATATCCTGCTTCTGAATTCCGATACGCTCATCCGTGAAGATACACTGGATATGATGACTGCCTATATGGATCAGCACCCGGACATCGGTGCATCCGGCTGCAGGGTCGTTCTTGGTGACGGACAGCTTGATAAAGCATGCAAGCGCGGGTTTCCGACACCGTCCGCTTCCTTCTTTTATATGACCGGATTGAGCAAAATTTTTCCGAACAGCAGAAAACTAAACCATTACCATATGGGTTATATAGATGAATTCCAGGAAGCGCCTGTCGACTGCCTGGTCGGTGCATTTATGATGGTGCGCAAAGAAACGATTGATCAGGTTGGTCTGCTTGATGAAACGTACTTCATGTACGGGGAGGATATTGACTGGTGCTACCGGATAAAAGAGGCCGGCTGGAGGATTACCTACAATCCGCAGACAACAATTATCCATCTGAAGGGTGCGAGCAATAAGCAGAAGTCGAATAAAGTGTTGTTTGAATTCCACCGGGCCATGATTATTTTTTACAAAAAACATATGCTGGACAAGTATTCGAAACCGGTGAACACCGCAGTATACGCATCGATTCTGGCTAAATTTATACTGGCCTATTTGTCCAATTTACGAAAGAAGAAAAAAGCGACATCTTAA
- a CDS encoding undecaprenyl-phosphate glucose phosphotransferase: MIRGRERFLANLYMIMDFLVIHLAFLAAWYIRFVIIYSGDAGFLPFPVYAFWSSMYSVIFILMGMMFALYVPKRKKRFLFEMAKVIQLHVLSGFFILSTLFLFKTLDFSRIYLFLFFIFAVVFTLTFRLIVKATMNRMRNKGYNKQFALVLGDGMQGKAYCEKLRKHPEYGVEIIGFLIDKPTLPDRANVIGKIHDLERILEEKIVDEVVIALSQIRHDNLRYIISVCERKGIRTTIIPDYYNFLPAKPYMDSIEGIPVINVRDVPLHEAKNVMTKRVFDILFSLVALIITMPVMLIIAIGIKITSPGPVIFKQERVGKDSRPFVMYKFRSMKVKEVDSETTWTPKDTDAKTKFGDFLRKTSLDELPQFYNVLKGNMSVIGPRAERPYFVEKFKEEIPKYMVKHQVRPGITGWAQVNGLRGDTSIRDRINHDIYYIENWSFLLDLKIVLLTIKGGLINNGE; this comes from the coding sequence ATGATTAGAGGAAGAGAACGATTCCTGGCAAATTTATACATGATCATGGATTTTCTGGTCATCCATCTGGCATTTTTGGCAGCCTGGTACATCCGTTTTGTCATCATTTACAGTGGTGACGCGGGATTCCTGCCATTTCCGGTATATGCCTTCTGGAGTTCCATGTACAGTGTCATTTTTATTCTGATGGGAATGATGTTCGCATTATATGTTCCCAAACGGAAGAAGCGATTCCTGTTTGAAATGGCCAAGGTCATCCAGCTGCATGTGCTGAGTGGATTCTTCATTCTGAGTACCTTGTTTTTGTTTAAAACGTTGGACTTTTCGAGGATTTATCTGTTCCTGTTTTTTATCTTTGCTGTTGTGTTCACGCTGACATTCCGGCTTATCGTCAAGGCAACGATGAACCGGATGCGCAACAAAGGGTACAACAAACAGTTCGCACTGGTGTTGGGCGATGGAATGCAGGGGAAGGCTTATTGTGAGAAACTGCGCAAACATCCGGAATATGGTGTCGAGATTATCGGGTTTTTAATCGATAAGCCAACATTGCCGGATCGGGCAAACGTTATTGGGAAGATTCATGACCTGGAACGAATACTGGAGGAAAAAATTGTGGATGAGGTTGTCATCGCACTCTCACAAATCCGGCACGATAACTTGCGGTACATCATTTCGGTTTGTGAGCGAAAAGGGATTCGCACAACCATTATTCCGGATTATTATAACTTTCTTCCGGCAAAGCCGTATATGGACAGCATTGAGGGAATACCTGTTATTAATGTTCGTGATGTACCGCTGCACGAAGCGAAAAACGTCATGACGAAAAGGGTGTTTGATATCCTATTCTCCCTGGTGGCGTTAATCATTACGATGCCGGTTATGCTGATCATTGCCATTGGCATCAAAATAACCTCACCCGGTCCTGTCATTTTCAAACAGGAGCGTGTCGGAAAAGACAGCCGGCCGTTTGTCATGTATAAATTTAGATCGATGAAAGTGAAGGAAGTTGATTCGGAAACAACATGGACGCCAAAAGATACGGATGCGAAGACGAAATTCGGAGACTTTTTACGAAAAACAAGCCTTGATGAGCTGCCCCAGTTTTATAACGTGTTAAAAGGCAATATGAGCGTCATCGGACCACGGGCGGAGCGGCCGTATTTTGTAGAGAAGTTCAAAGAGGAAATCCCGAAATACATGGTCAAGCATCAGGTTCGGCCCGGTATCACCGGGTGGGCACAGGTGAATGGACTGCGCGGTGATACATCAATCCGTGACCGAATCAATCACGATATATACTACATTGAAAACTGGAGCTTTTTACTTGATTTAAAAATCGTTCTGCTGACAATCAAGGGCGGACTCATTAACAATGGCGAATAA